From a region of the Zingiber officinale cultivar Zhangliang chromosome 10B, Zo_v1.1, whole genome shotgun sequence genome:
- the LOC122029699 gene encoding outer envelope membrane protein 7-like: MGNRGAGGDGSSLKRALLVTGGLALAWLTVETAFKPFLDRLRASISRSDPARDPDEDDNDVEVESEKGEAAAEEKDGKAGGIPPSD, from the coding sequence ATGGGGAATCGCGGAGCCGGCGGAGACGGAAGCTCACTGAAGAGGGCTCTACTCGTGACCGGAGGTCTTGCGTTGGCGTGGTTGACCGTCGAGACCGCATTCAAGCCCTTCCTCGACCGCCTCCGCGCCTCCATCTCCAGATCAGACCCCGCCCGCGACCCCGACGAGGACGACAACGACGTGGAGGTGGAATCGGAGAAGGGCGAGGCTGCTGCGGAGGAAAAGGATGGGAAGGCCGGTGGGATTCCACCCTCCGATTAG
- the LOC122028858 gene encoding uncharacterized protein LOC122028858, with product MERSGDPEEKEVWGTREELLLAFAVVRHGTRRWDFVATEIQSHASGSRSLTAQGCFQRFRDLQSRFGAGAVDGGVDDDGGDADVPWLEELRRLRVAELRREVDQYDFSIRSLQSKVKSLQEERERRLAESESGDGKPSYEGKEEAPPGSRPESLVGEPSSSAGASGPSFERSDSTDPKEKHSKAGRKPHTAIASDGEDVDATDPSSGGDEKAAEGSYNGSTGSPAEGRTFLPHATGEFTVESKSGEGEKESSDMQSSASLSRRRKAVSSSGVKEMEAEQASIMSKHVVAESQPLLSVLAMIRSDKYGSIFNRRFESQESAIYRDLVRQPMDLEMVRVKLDRAGSDSPYSTAEFFRDLFLLCTNAAVFFPRDSPESVAALHLRRVVAKEMAAVFPVQKELTPPPIPLPPKPPVPMPKAEPGFDGAFADKPISSAPLIMCRKPSSISNKLVSEEVRDEKEEKPGPSESEEKSLPKKITKDRSVLSGTIKGLRTSNPRVGKAQAAAAAKRLNLATVPNLKSKMVENEAAVDEPRKPDKKNGDGRTASTSSAAKRQSAAGFLNRMKRSPKGSLMDTSKNSPPPGPVSDGKATEQKKEAKGKQQSARVAAASGGSRSAKKAADTSGAGSGKRSVGRPPKRGSAIALPPAKRAREESEPPSIARSTASTSRKRGRR from the exons ATGGAGAGATCCGGTGATCCGGAGGAGAAGGAGGTCTGGGGGACGCGGGAGGAGCTCCTCCTTGCGTTCGCGGTAGTCCGGCACGGCACGCGCCGTTGGGACTTCGTCGCGACTGAGATCCAGTCCCACGCCTCCGGCTCCCGTTCGCTCACCGCCCAGGGATGCTTCCAGAGGTTCCGCGACCTTCAGAGCCGGTTTGGTGCCGGCGCCGTCGACGGAGGAGTGGACGACGACGGAGGTGACGCCGACGTGCCTTGGCTCGAGGAGCTCCGGAGGCTTCGCGTCGCCGAGCTCCGCCGTGAGGTGGATCAATACGATTTCTCGATCAG atCTTTGCAATCGAAGGTGAAAAGCCTGCAAGAGGAGCGCGAACGGAGGTTGGCGGAGTCGGAATCTGGCGACGGAAAGCCATCATATGAAGGAAAGGAGGAGGCTCCGCCGGGTTCAAGGCCTGAAAGCCTCGTCGGAGAGCCGTCCTCCTCCGCCGGTGCATCCGGCCCTTCTTTCGAGAGGTCCGACTCaacggatccaaaggagaaacaCAGCAAAGCCGGTCGGAAGCCGCATACGGCTATCGCCAGCGATGGAGAGGACGTCGACGCGACAGATCCTTCCTCGGGTGGCGACGAGAAGGCGGCCGAGGGTTCGTACAACGGGAGCACGGGCAGTCCGGCGGAAGGGCGGACCTTCCTACCGCACGCGACGGGAGAGTTCACCGTCGAGTCGAAGAGCGGGGAAGGGGAGAAGGAGAGCAGCGATATGCAGAGCTCGGCCAGCTTGTCCCGGCGGAGGAAGGCGGTTTCCAGCAGCGGGGTGAAGGAGATGGAGGCCGAGCAAGCGTCGATCATGAGCAAGCATGTGGTCGCGGAATCACAGCCGTTGCTTTCGGTCCTCGCGATGATCCGTTCGGACAAATACGGTTCGATCTTCAACCGTCGATTCGAGAGCCAG GAAAGTGCAATCTATCGAGACTTGGTGCGCCAACCCATGGACTTGGAGATGGTGCGAGTCAAGCTCGATCGTGCAGGATCCGACAGCCCGTATTCGACGGCGGAGTTCTTCCGGGATCTCTTCCTCCTCTGCACAAACGCCGCCGTTTTCTTCCCCAGAGACTCACCGGAGTCCGTCGCTGCTCTTCACCTCCGCCGCGTAGTGGCCAAGGAGATGGCGGCTGTCTTTCCGGTTCAAAAGGAACTAACGCCGCCGCCAATCCCGCTGCCTCCCAAGCCACCTGTCCCGATGCCCAAGGCTGAGCCGGGCTTCGATGGCGCCTTCGCCGACAAGCCAATCTCCTCTGCGCCGCTGATCATGTGCCGCAAGCCCAGCTCCATTTCCAACAAGTTAGTCTCTGAGGAAGTGAGGGATGAGAAAGAGGAGAAGCCGGGACCTTCGGAGAGCGAGGAGAAGAGCCTCCCCAAGAAGATCACCAAGGATAGGTCCGTGCTTAGTGGGACTATCAAGGGCTTGCGCACCAGCAATCCCCGGGTTGGTAAAGCGCAGGCAGCCGCGGCCGCCAAAAGGCTCAACCTTGCTACCGTTCCTAACCTCAAGTCCAAAATGGTCGAAAACGAGGCGGCCGTCGACGAGCCGCGAAAACCAGACAAGAAGAATGGCGACGGCCGTACAGCTTCTACAAGCTCCGCGGCGAAGAGGCAAAGCGCAGCCGGCTTCTTGAACCGGATGAAACGGAGCCCCAAGGGCAGTTTGATGGACACGTCGAAGAACTCCCCTCCCCCCGGTCCCGTCAGCGACGGAAAGGCTACCGAGCAGAAGAAGGAGGCGAAAGGGAAACAACAGAGCGCCCGTGTTGCGGCGGCTTCCGGCGGAAGCAGATCGGCCAAGAAGGCCGCGGACACGAGCGGTGCTGGTTCAGGAAAAAGGAGCGTGGGGAGGCCGCCGAAAAGGGGGTCGGCGATTGCCCTGCCGCCTGCAAagagggcaagggaggagtcgGAGCCGCCTTCTATCGCCAGGTCCACGGCGTCGACGTCGAGGAAGCGAGGGCGTAGATGA